A window of the Paenibacillus woosongensis genome harbors these coding sequences:
- a CDS encoding XTP/dITP diphosphatase, whose amino-acid sequence MNNSQESVIIVATRNQGKVREFAHALAFLGKPVKSMYDYSEVPEVVEDGKTFAENARKKAKEVGDFLGQTVLADDSGLCVDKLEGAPGVYSARYAGEGASDEDNNAKLLSELEHMRLGEDTEQPLLSTARFVCHLALYNPATGEFTEASGTVEGWITSEPAGEGGFGYDPLFYLPEYEKTLAELTVSEKQAISHRGAALRQLAQQMEDINK is encoded by the coding sequence ATGAACAATAGCCAGGAATCAGTTATTATTGTAGCCACCCGGAATCAGGGAAAAGTGAGGGAATTTGCCCATGCGCTTGCCTTTTTGGGCAAGCCCGTGAAGAGCATGTACGACTATTCCGAGGTTCCGGAAGTGGTCGAGGACGGCAAGACGTTTGCGGAGAACGCACGCAAGAAGGCAAAGGAAGTGGGCGATTTCCTTGGCCAGACTGTGCTGGCCGATGATTCGGGGTTATGCGTGGACAAGCTGGAAGGCGCGCCTGGCGTTTATTCGGCTCGCTATGCTGGGGAAGGGGCTTCGGATGAGGACAACAATGCCAAGCTTCTGAGCGAATTGGAGCACATGCGGCTAGGGGAAGATACGGAGCAGCCGCTGCTTAGCACAGCCCGGTTCGTGTGTCATCTTGCCCTGTATAATCCGGCGACGGGGGAGTTTACAGAGGCTTCTGGAACGGTGGAGGGCTGGATTACATCAGAGCCGGCCGGAGAAGGCGGATTCGGATATGACCCGCTGTTTTATCTGCCGGAGTACGAGAAGACCCTTGCCGAGCTAACCGTCTCGGAGAAGCAGGCGATCAGCCATCGCGGTGCGGCATTGCGCCAGCTGGCCCAGCAAATGGAGGACATAAATAAATAA
- the cmpA gene encoding cortex morphogenetic protein CmpA yields MPNWLSNQMMRAFHKKDRRQIRLLNDCWFFYYSRRKNNNENNQLQ; encoded by the coding sequence TTGCCCAATTGGCTCAGCAACCAGATGATGCGCGCCTTTCATAAAAAAGACCGGCGTCAAATTCGCCTGCTTAACGACTGTTGGTTTTTTTATTATAGCCGCCGTAAAAATAACAATGAAAACAACCAGCTTCAGTAG
- a CDS encoding hydrolase/acyltransferase: MSLMRYVILQQGSDLRFVEMPADYAYQLSALNLRLNKEIDKLTAAQVPSLPQAIAECDQLDLLQESLQITSGLAYINELEAAFSAIQEENYPLISLLTEIRALQAQLEQWYEEEGQ; this comes from the coding sequence ATGTCCTTAATGAGATATGTCATTTTGCAGCAGGGTAGCGATTTGCGTTTTGTGGAAATGCCTGCGGATTACGCTTACCAGCTAAGCGCCCTCAATTTGCGCCTGAACAAAGAAATCGATAAGCTAACCGCGGCCCAGGTTCCATCTCTGCCGCAAGCGATTGCCGAATGCGACCAGCTTGATCTGCTGCAGGAATCGCTGCAAATTACAAGCGGCTTAGCCTACATCAATGAGCTTGAAGCTGCATTCTCCGCAATACAAGAAGAGAATTATCCCTTGATCTCTTTGCTTACGGAAATTCGCGCGCTGCAGGCCCAGCTAGAGCAATGGTACGAGGAAGAGGGCCAATAG
- a CDS encoding SprT family protein — translation MTDEQLQAWVEEISLRSFGLPFRHEARFNRRLRSTGGRYFMKSHHIEINPAQLDAYGVEEVEKIIKHELCHYHLHIMGGGYRHRDPEFKALLSRVGGSRYCQSLPGEQGRRTLPYRYMLKCTSCGMEYLRKRRVDPRRYRCGKCSGSLQLSSYGQQN, via the coding sequence ATGACGGATGAACAACTACAGGCCTGGGTCGAGGAGATTTCGCTTCGCAGCTTTGGGTTGCCTTTTCGCCATGAAGCCAGGTTTAACCGGAGGCTCAGATCGACAGGCGGCAGATATTTCATGAAGTCCCACCATATCGAGATTAATCCGGCCCAGCTGGATGCTTACGGGGTAGAGGAAGTGGAGAAAATCATTAAGCATGAGCTATGCCATTATCATTTGCATATTATGGGCGGAGGCTACAGACACCGGGACCCGGAATTCAAAGCGTTATTAAGTCGGGTAGGGGGAAGCAGATACTGTCAATCGCTGCCTGGAGAGCAGGGCAGAAGAACATTGCCTTACCGGTATATGCTCAAGTGCACAAGCTGCGGTATGGAATATTTGCGCAAACGCCGCGTTGATCCTCGGCGATACCGCTGCGGTAAATGCTCGGGAAGCCTTCAGCTGTCGAGTTATGGGCAGCAGAATTGA
- a CDS encoding HAD family hydrolase — protein MKLIAIDLDGTLLTAESKPSTEGLAAIRNILSGEDHKVTICTGRARFDVKGIIGEDLSIPIISSNGAAVHDERGRLLNETPIPHAIAAESINYLLEQDVYFEIFCPDDIYSPCGGEGKLQAEIDVLVSANPDIDADTLQAGVQTQFQQFGFRHIDDLREVVQAGSPIYKLLIFTYDDAKLDRIRDHFRDQPFVHTTAAAKHTLEIISTETDKGSALQFLASYYDIDMADTIVIGDSYNDISMFQIAGTKVAMGNAVEEVKRLSTLTTRSNNEHGVAYALNTLLDL, from the coding sequence ATGAAATTAATTGCTATCGATTTGGACGGAACCTTGCTCACCGCCGAGAGCAAACCTAGCACAGAGGGCCTCGCGGCCATTCGCAATATTTTGTCCGGCGAGGATCATAAAGTAACGATATGCACAGGCAGAGCCCGCTTTGATGTGAAAGGAATAATTGGCGAGGATCTATCCATTCCGATCATTTCATCCAATGGAGCTGCTGTCCACGATGAGCGTGGACGTCTTCTGAACGAGACTCCGATTCCCCACGCCATTGCTGCTGAATCCATAAATTACTTACTGGAGCAGGACGTATATTTCGAAATATTTTGCCCGGATGACATTTATTCACCATGTGGCGGAGAAGGCAAGCTCCAGGCCGAAATCGATGTCCTTGTCAGCGCCAATCCCGACATCGACGCAGATACGCTGCAGGCTGGTGTGCAAACCCAGTTTCAACAATTCGGCTTCCGGCATATTGATGATCTTCGTGAGGTGGTACAAGCCGGAAGCCCCATTTATAAACTGTTAATTTTTACTTATGATGATGCGAAGCTGGATCGAATTCGCGATCATTTCCGCGATCAGCCTTTCGTCCATACAACGGCCGCTGCCAAGCATACGCTAGAAATCATATCGACCGAAACAGACAAAGGAAGCGCCCTTCAATTTCTGGCTTCCTATTACGATATCGACATGGCTGATACGATCGTTATCGGTGACAGTTATAATGATATTTCCATGTTTCAGATTGCTGGAACAAAGGTAGCGATGGGTAATGCCGTCGAGGAAGTCAAGCGGCTAAGCACTTTGACTACCCGCAGTAACAACGAACACGGAGTCGCCTATGCCTTAAATACGCTTCTAGATCTTTAA
- a CDS encoding AzlD domain-containing protein yields MESQLWIIFLIGAGTYLFRAGSLVLGSRVQWSERTKEWLSYVSPAVLGALLGPLLLLDEGQWVPIKGNIMLLAAIPTIAVAWWTRRLLLTVTAGIACFAVLYYFM; encoded by the coding sequence ATGGAATCTCAACTTTGGATTATTTTTCTCATTGGAGCAGGTACTTATTTGTTTCGCGCAGGTTCGCTTGTGCTTGGAAGCAGGGTACAATGGTCGGAACGGACTAAGGAATGGCTTTCTTACGTGTCCCCCGCAGTTCTGGGTGCCTTGCTAGGGCCTTTATTATTGCTGGACGAGGGGCAATGGGTTCCCATTAAGGGTAATATTATGCTGTTAGCGGCCATACCAACGATAGCAGTAGCCTGGTGGACGCGGCGGTTGCTCTTGACTGTAACGGCAGGCATCGCCTGTTTTGCTGTATTATATTATTTCATGTGA
- a CDS encoding AzlC family ABC transporter permease — MSRRDRVALALKDVLPIMLAYFPLSITFGVLAAASGVPWHTSIFSSIWIYSGGAQFMLISMLDTATAPTTIIATILLVNMRHILYGATMGPNLAHWREPLKWLAAVGLTDESFVVTYNRAAAGEKLAPSYYLTFALAAYGSWIAGTVVGAGIGEIVPSEAAAVLSFALPALFLALLFAGERTLPHLLAACTGAALATLAGLMNLGGIGLISGGLIGATAGQLLYRQRSRISKQAKS, encoded by the coding sequence ATGAGTCGAAGAGATAGAGTAGCTTTGGCGTTAAAGGATGTGCTGCCAATCATGCTGGCATATTTTCCTTTATCGATCACGTTTGGTGTCTTGGCAGCTGCGAGCGGGGTGCCCTGGCATACGTCGATCTTTAGCTCGATATGGATTTATTCCGGGGGAGCCCAGTTTATGCTTATTAGCATGCTGGATACGGCGACGGCTCCTACTACAATCATTGCCACCATCCTGCTTGTGAATATGCGGCATATTCTGTATGGTGCCACAATGGGGCCGAATTTGGCGCACTGGCGGGAACCATTGAAATGGCTGGCGGCGGTAGGATTAACGGACGAGAGTTTTGTCGTAACTTACAACCGCGCTGCTGCCGGCGAAAAACTGGCGCCTTCCTATTATTTGACCTTTGCGCTGGCGGCATACGGATCATGGATTGCAGGTACGGTTGTCGGTGCGGGAATCGGCGAGATTGTTCCCTCAGAGGCCGCCGCTGTGCTTAGCTTTGCGCTTCCAGCGCTGTTCCTGGCACTATTGTTTGCTGGCGAGCGCACCCTTCCGCATCTGCTGGCAGCCTGCACGGGAGCGGCATTAGCTACGCTGGCAGGGCTCATGAATTTAGGCGGAATCGGCCTTATCTCTGGGGGGCTTATCGGGGCTACGGCTGGACAGCTGCTGTACAGGCAAAGGAGCAGAATCAGCAAACAAGCCAAAAGCTAA
- a CDS encoding PAS domain-containing protein — translation MTHSPSLWISAAQSLNQSLAITDSQGTIQQVNPTWAKKAAQLGLSPLWDRPGLNLIEFLKNPDNRDVCPNAPMFLSQLNNILQGDCSFYSKEFHIHLSLSQETIWFQLEAIPLMEENCIGGVVLSCIDMTRYKKYELQLVEIISQIRTLRGLLPICAVCKRIKDEDNHWDEIENFLIRNTHAEFTHDICPDCIRVLYPKYSSILDLPVNED, via the coding sequence ATGACCCATAGTCCGTCTTTATGGATTTCGGCTGCCCAGTCCCTGAACCAAAGCCTGGCCATAACCGATTCCCAAGGTACCATCCAGCAGGTGAACCCAACCTGGGCAAAGAAAGCCGCACAGTTGGGCCTATCTCCTTTATGGGATCGACCCGGATTAAATCTTATCGAGTTTCTAAAGAATCCGGACAATCGGGATGTGTGCCCTAATGCCCCGATGTTCCTTTCTCAGTTGAATAACATCCTCCAAGGGGACTGTTCTTTCTATAGCAAGGAATTCCACATTCATTTGTCGTTGTCGCAAGAAACGATATGGTTCCAATTGGAGGCTATTCCGCTTATGGAAGAGAACTGTATTGGCGGCGTTGTCCTGAGCTGCATAGATATGACGCGTTATAAGAAATATGAACTGCAGCTTGTAGAAATTATCTCGCAAATCCGCACGCTGCGCGGTCTGCTTCCGATCTGTGCGGTATGCAAGCGAATCAAGGATGAAGATAACCACTGGGACGAAATCGAGAACTTCCTGATCAGGAATACCCATGCGGAATTTACTCATGATATATGCCCGGATTGCATCCGAGTCTTGTATCCCAAATATTCTTCAATCCTTGATTTACCCGTAAATGAGGACTAG
- a CDS encoding helix-turn-helix domain-containing protein has product MSIYERIESLIKSKAMTKKEFCKELGISTGNLGDWKRGKSSPGTNKLIDIAAYFDVSLDWLMTGREREAVQVHEEREAYAADEPDWIRLSSRLTEREKAFIQEYLEFTEYRRKLKRMGGK; this is encoded by the coding sequence TTGTCTATTTATGAAAGGATCGAATCGCTCATCAAAAGCAAAGCTATGACCAAGAAGGAATTCTGCAAGGAACTTGGCATCAGCACCGGAAACTTGGGCGACTGGAAGCGCGGCAAATCTTCGCCCGGCACGAATAAGCTCATCGATATTGCCGCGTATTTCGATGTGAGTCTGGATTGGCTGATGACCGGCCGGGAACGCGAAGCAGTACAGGTGCATGAGGAAAGAGAAGCCTATGCTGCGGACGAGCCGGACTGGATCCGCCTTAGCAGCCGTTTAACAGAGCGTGAGAAGGCTTTTATTCAGGAGTATCTGGAGTTTACCGAATACCGCAGAAAGTTAAAGAGGATGGGCGGAAAATAA
- a CDS encoding alkaline phosphatase: MNKLLKGLAIGGLVLSVVSAGSLATAKENTSGAAVSKGQSKNLIVLIGDGMGPAQVSAARYFQQYENNVKSLNLDPYYVGQATTYADRGEDGGQIVSGIVTDSASAGTAFATGHKTYNAGISVSNEDVSRPFASVLEAAELNGKSTGLVTTARITHATPAVYASHVRNRDNENAIASQYLDSGIDVLFGGGESFFLTKEERGKRSDKNLLPEFEAKGYKVVKTGQGLSKLSAKDSKVLGLFGSSHVAYVPDRTAEVPSLAEMTSKALEILSANENGFAIMIEGGRIDHAGHANDLPTMVQEVIDFDEAFKVAIEFAKKDGNTSVVVTADHETGGLSLSRDNIYELNVDLWNQQKNSSESLVTVLNEAKTIADVKKIVANNTWITDLTDEEAQYILDGDGSSYKREGGYNAVISKRLLVGWSGHGHSAVDVGVWAYGPIAEKVKGQIDNTRIATASAEELGVDLQEATANLQAKHLYPKFKINRSNEVLYPAKALTEALGGKYQIANGIATVSGKGGTVTVDLNAKKAKLNGKDSSISVDIDNDVLYLPLTAFSQVSGQPLKWDALSERIVLK; encoded by the coding sequence GTGAATAAACTACTGAAAGGCTTGGCAATCGGCGGGTTGGTATTATCCGTTGTTTCCGCCGGATCATTGGCAACAGCGAAGGAGAATACCTCGGGGGCGGCAGTCTCGAAAGGGCAGTCCAAAAATTTGATCGTCCTGATCGGGGACGGCATGGGGCCGGCGCAAGTATCGGCGGCTCGTTATTTTCAACAATACGAGAATAATGTAAAAAGCCTGAATTTAGATCCGTATTATGTCGGACAAGCGACGACTTATGCGGATCGCGGGGAAGACGGCGGGCAAATCGTCTCCGGAATTGTGACGGATTCGGCCTCTGCGGGCACGGCATTTGCCACGGGGCATAAAACGTATAACGCAGGTATCAGCGTCTCCAACGAAGACGTCTCCAGACCGTTTGCCTCTGTACTTGAAGCCGCTGAGCTGAATGGCAAATCGACAGGTCTCGTTACGACTGCGCGTATCACCCATGCCACTCCGGCCGTATACGCTTCGCATGTGCGCAACCGTGACAACGAGAACGCAATCGCATCGCAGTATCTGGATAGCGGGATCGATGTGCTGTTTGGCGGGGGCGAATCATTTTTCCTGACAAAAGAAGAAAGAGGCAAACGCAGCGATAAAAATCTTCTTCCTGAATTCGAGGCCAAAGGCTATAAAGTCGTAAAAACAGGACAAGGCCTAAGCAAGCTGTCTGCCAAGGATTCCAAAGTGCTGGGATTGTTCGGAAGCTCCCACGTTGCTTACGTGCCGGATCGTACGGCTGAAGTTCCAAGCCTGGCTGAGATGACCTCGAAGGCGCTCGAAATTTTGTCCGCCAACGAGAATGGGTTCGCCATTATGATCGAGGGAGGACGCATCGACCATGCCGGCCATGCGAACGATCTGCCAACGATGGTTCAAGAAGTGATAGATTTTGACGAGGCCTTTAAGGTGGCGATTGAATTCGCCAAGAAGGACGGAAATACGTCGGTCGTCGTTACCGCGGATCATGAAACGGGCGGCCTGTCCTTATCCCGGGACAACATTTACGAACTTAATGTAGATCTATGGAATCAACAGAAGAATTCCTCCGAGAGCTTGGTAACGGTTTTGAATGAGGCAAAAACGATCGCAGACGTGAAAAAAATCGTTGCGAACAATACTTGGATTACTGATCTGACTGATGAAGAGGCGCAATACATCCTCGATGGCGACGGCTCCTCTTATAAACGTGAAGGCGGGTATAACGCCGTCATCTCCAAGCGTCTGCTTGTCGGCTGGTCCGGTCACGGGCATTCCGCTGTGGATGTAGGTGTGTGGGCTTACGGGCCGATCGCCGAGAAAGTAAAGGGTCAAATCGACAATACGCGGATCGCTACAGCTAGTGCTGAGGAGCTGGGCGTTGACTTGCAAGAAGCGACGGCTAACCTGCAAGCGAAGCATCTGTATCCAAAATTCAAAATTAACCGCAGCAATGAGGTGCTCTATCCGGCCAAAGCGTTAACGGAAGCGCTTGGAGGCAAGTACCAGATTGCAAACGGCATAGCTACGGTCAGCGGCAAGGGCGGGACGGTCACTGTGGATTTGAACGCGAAGAAGGCTAAATTGAACGGAAAAGACTCCTCGATTTCCGTAGATATTGATAATGATGTGCTGTACCTTCCGTTAACGGCATTTAGTCAAGTATCGGGACAACCCTTGAAGTGGGACGCTCTGTCCGAACGGATCGTACTGAAATAA
- a CDS encoding ABC transporter ATP-binding protein encodes MLHIQGVKKGFHVGGSRIPILDIPQWAVGRGEKIAIIGPSGSGKSTLLHIISGILRADEGEVQIDGQAIHRMTEPTRDSFRASRIGYILQDFHLIPSLSARQNVEIVMPAQMSAAERRKRIDHWFERVGLGEHSRHFPSQLSRGQQQRVAIIRALVNEPPLVLADEPTGSLDWETADEVTDLLLELCREEQHTLIVVTHDLNMANRFPKRVHIGEINQISGVKRLAENREERAI; translated from the coding sequence ATGCTGCATATTCAAGGGGTGAAGAAAGGGTTCCATGTAGGCGGAAGCCGTATTCCGATCCTTGACATTCCGCAGTGGGCCGTCGGGCGCGGGGAGAAAATAGCGATCATCGGACCAAGCGGCTCGGGAAAAAGCACCTTGCTTCATATTATTAGCGGAATTCTCCGGGCGGACGAAGGGGAGGTGCAAATCGACGGGCAAGCGATCCATCGCATGACGGAGCCGACGAGGGACAGCTTTCGCGCCAGCCGCATCGGCTATATCCTGCAGGATTTTCACCTAATTCCCTCGCTTTCGGCAAGGCAGAATGTCGAAATTGTGATGCCTGCCCAAATGAGTGCCGCAGAGCGGCGAAAACGCATCGATCATTGGTTCGAGCGGGTTGGGCTCGGCGAACACAGCCGCCACTTCCCGTCACAGCTGTCCCGGGGACAGCAGCAGCGCGTCGCGATCATTCGGGCGCTGGTCAATGAGCCGCCGCTCGTCTTGGCGGATGAGCCTACGGGCAGCCTGGACTGGGAAACGGCGGACGAAGTGACGGATTTGCTGCTGGAGCTTTGCCGCGAAGAACAGCACACATTAATCGTCGTAACGCATGATCTGAATATGGCAAACCGTTTTCCGAAACGGGTCCATATTGGCGAAATCAATCAGATCAGCGGAGTGAAGCGTTTGGCCGAAAATCGGGAGGAGAGGGCGATATGA